A part of Phoenix dactylifera cultivar Barhee BC4 chromosome 2, palm_55x_up_171113_PBpolish2nd_filt_p, whole genome shotgun sequence genomic DNA contains:
- the LOC120104692 gene encoding beta-galactosidase 6 isoform X2: MQRFTAKIVDLMQQEKLYASQGGPIILSQIENEYGNIDAAYGSAAKPYINWAASMATSLDTGVPWVMCQQSDAPDPIINTCNGFYCDSFTPNSDKKPKMWTENWSGWFLSFGGRAPYRPVEDLAFAVARFFQRGGTFQNYYMYHGGTNFGRTSGGPFIATSYDYDAPIDEYGIIRQPKWGHLRDLHKAIKLCEAALVATDPTNTSLGPNLEAHVYRAGSGVCAAFLANIGTQSDATVTFNGKSYHLPAWSVSILPDCRNVVFNTAQINSQATHLEMRYLTSNSQDSDQPIDSSKASQSDWSFAVEPVGISKSNAFTRSGLLEQINTTADVSDYLWYSIRIDIKGDEQFLSNGTQSNLHVESLGHVVHAFVNGKLSGSGMGNSGNAKVTLEKPITLVQGKNKIDLLSATVGLQNYGAFFDLWGAGITGPVKLKGQDGTKDLSSDEWTYQIGLKGEELALYDGSKDSSQWVSQPTLPKGQPLIWYKTNFDAPEGNDPIAIDFTGMGKGEAWVNGQSIGRYWPTYISSQNGCATSCNYKGTYNSDKCLKNCGKPSQLMYHVPRSFIQPGSNTLVLFEEMGGDPTKISFATRQTGSLCAHVSESHPSPIDAWISSQQKVERLGPVLHLECPYPNQVISSIKFASFGTPHGSCGRYNHGNCRSDSALAVVQQACIGAKSCGIGVSTKMFGDPCRGITKSLAVEAACS; this comes from the exons ATGCAGCGCTTCACGGCGAAGATCGTCGATTTGATGCAGCAGGAGAAGCTGTATGCATCCCAAGGTGGACCCATCATCTTATCTCAG ATCGAGAACGAGTATGGGAACATCGATGCAGCGTATGGTTCGGCCGCCAAGCCTTACATCAATTGGGCCGCATCCATGGCGACCTCTCTAGACACGGGCGTGCCCTGGGTGATGTGCCAGCAATCCGATGCCCCTGACCCCATA ATCAACACTTGCAATGGGTTTTACTGTGATTCATTCACTCCGAACTCCGACAAGAAGCCCAAGATGTGGACGGAGAACTGGAGCGGATG GTTCCTGTCTTTTGGTGGTAGAGCGCCATATCGACCGGTTGAGGACCTTGCATTTGCTGTCGCCCGTTTTTTCCAACGTGGTGGTACCTTCCAAAACTACTACATG TATCATGGTGGAACCAACTTTGGACGCACATCTGGGGGGCCATTTATTGCCACGAGCTATGACTATGATGCTCCAATTGATGAGTACG GAATTATTAGGCAACCTAAGTGGGGTCACCTAAGAGATCTACACAAAGCAATAAAGCTTTGCGAAGCAGCATTGGTAGCAACAGATCCAACAAACACTTCTCTTGGTCCAAATTTGGAG GCACACGTGTACAGGGCAGGGTCAGGGGTCTGTGCAGCATTTCTTGCCAATATTGGCACCCAGTCTGATGCAACTGTTACTTTTAATGGCAAATCATATCATTTACCTGCATGGTCTGTGAGCATCCTGCCTGATTGCCGGAACGTTGTCTTCAATACTGCTCAG ATTAACTCTCAAGCTACTCATTTGGAGATGAGATATCTAACATCCAATAGTCAAGATTCAGATCAACCCATTGATTCCTCTAAAGCATCTCAATCAGACTGGAGTTTTGCCGTTGAACCTGTTGGTATCTCAAAGAGCAACGCCTTCACAAGAAGCGGATTACTGGAGCAGATAAATACTACTGCTGATGTTAGTGATTATCTATGGTATTCAATAAG AATTGATATCAAAGGTGATGAACAGTTCCTTTCGAATGGTACTCAATCTAATCTTCATGTGGAATCACTTGGCCATGTTGTTCATGCATTTGTGAATGGGAAACTATCAG GCAGTGGGATGGGCAATAGTGGTAATGCAAAGGTCACATTGGAGAAGCCTATCACACTTGTACAAGGAAAGAACAAGATCGATCTTTTGAGTGCAACTGTTGGCCTACAG AACTATGGTGCATTTTTTGATTTATGGGGTGCTGGAATTACTGGTCCTGTGAAGCTGAAGGGCCAAGATGGCACAAAAGATCTATCTTCAGATGAATGGACATATCAG ATTGGACTTAAAGGGGAAGAGTTGGCTTTGTATGATGGCTCTAAGGATTCATCACAATGGGTCTCACAGCCTACCTTGCCGAAGGGTCAACCATTAATATGGTACAAG ACAAACTTTGATGCTCCTGAGGGCAATGATCCGATCGCAATAGACTTCACTGGAATGGGGAAGGGTGAGGCATGGGTGAATGGGCAGAGCATTGGGCGCTATTGGCCAACATATATCTCTTCGCAGAATGGATGTGCCACATCATGCAACTATAAAGGGACTTACAATTCTGACAAATGTCTAAAGAATTGTGGAAAGCCATCACAGCTTAT GTATCATGTTCCTCGTTCGTTTATCCAACCAGGCAGTAATACACTGGTTCTTTTTGAGGAGATGGGTGGAGATCCAACCAAAATATCATTTGCTACAAGGCAGACTGGAAGCTTATGTGCGCATGTATCAGAATCACATCCATCACCCATAGATGCCTGGATCTCTTCACAACAGAAGGTAGAGAGATTGGGGCCAGTACTCCACTTGGAATGCCCATATCCCAATCAGGTCATATCTTCGATCAAGTTTGCAAGTTTTGGGACTCCACATGGCTCATGTGGAAGGTACAACCATGGCAATTGCAGAAGTGATAGCGCCCTTGCTGTTGTGCAGCAG GCTTGCATCGGGGCCAAGAGTTGCGGCATCGGAGTCTCGACAAAGA
- the LOC103699795 gene encoding uncharacterized protein LOC103699795 isoform X1, which produces MMMMMMMERRLAGAAAAKDNDKNAPILLSSSSSSEDEGGEGRVIQRRGEKEAAAPSPPMPTKKRNSKAGVEEEKKKKKKDRRSAEGDEEEAPKKKKRKKKNKNKEDGKHKKIDASCSFPMSRVWRLVRSEGAAATNTRTTPDAVFLINKASEMFLGKFAEDAYATAVQERKKSIAYKHLSSTVSSGKRYEFLSDFVPEKVRAEDALKAKALVET; this is translated from the exons atgatgatgatgatgatgatggagcgGCGGCTGGCGGGAGCGGCGGCGGCCAAGGACAACGACAAGAATGCCCCTATTCtcctttcctcctcttcttcgtccgaggacgaaggaggagaaggaagagtgatacagaggagaggagagaaagaggcggctgctccctctcctcctaTGCCTACCAAGAAAAGGAACAGCAAGGCCGGggtagaggaggagaagaagaagaagaagaaggataggAGGAGTGCAGAAGGGGATGAGGAGGAGGCgcccaagaagaagaaaaggaagaagaagaacaagaacaagGAGGACGGCAAGCACAAGAAGATAGACGCCTCGTGCAGCTTCCCGATGAGCCGAGTCTGGCGCCTCGTCCGGAGCGAGGGCGCCGCCGCCACGAATACCCGCACCACCCCTGATGCCGTCTTCCTCATCAACAAGGCCTCc GAGATGTTTCTAGGAAAATTTGCTGAGGATGCTTATGCCACTGCCGTGCAGGAACGTAAAAAGTCCATTGCCTACAAGCACCTCT catCAACTGTTTCCAGTGGGAAGAGATACGAGTTCCTATCAG ATTTTGTCCCCGAGAAGGTAAGAGCTGAAGATGCCTTGAAGGCGAAGGCACTAGTTGAAACATAA
- the LOC120104692 gene encoding beta-galactosidase 6 isoform X1 encodes MGRAAAWRRPFIFLVLLLPLCSAVDVTYDHRALVIDGARRVLISGSIHYPRSTPEMWAGLIDNAKNGGLDVVETYIFWNLHEPVRNQYDFEGRKDVVTFVKTVAEAGLYVHLRIGPYVCAEWNYGGFPLWLHFIPGIKFRTDNEPFKREMQRFTAKIVDLMQQEKLYASQGGPIILSQIENEYGNIDAAYGSAAKPYINWAASMATSLDTGVPWVMCQQSDAPDPIINTCNGFYCDSFTPNSDKKPKMWTENWSGWFLSFGGRAPYRPVEDLAFAVARFFQRGGTFQNYYMYHGGTNFGRTSGGPFIATSYDYDAPIDEYGIIRQPKWGHLRDLHKAIKLCEAALVATDPTNTSLGPNLEAHVYRAGSGVCAAFLANIGTQSDATVTFNGKSYHLPAWSVSILPDCRNVVFNTAQINSQATHLEMRYLTSNSQDSDQPIDSSKASQSDWSFAVEPVGISKSNAFTRSGLLEQINTTADVSDYLWYSIRIDIKGDEQFLSNGTQSNLHVESLGHVVHAFVNGKLSGSGMGNSGNAKVTLEKPITLVQGKNKIDLLSATVGLQNYGAFFDLWGAGITGPVKLKGQDGTKDLSSDEWTYQIGLKGEELALYDGSKDSSQWVSQPTLPKGQPLIWYKTNFDAPEGNDPIAIDFTGMGKGEAWVNGQSIGRYWPTYISSQNGCATSCNYKGTYNSDKCLKNCGKPSQLMYHVPRSFIQPGSNTLVLFEEMGGDPTKISFATRQTGSLCAHVSESHPSPIDAWISSQQKVERLGPVLHLECPYPNQVISSIKFASFGTPHGSCGRYNHGNCRSDSALAVVQQACIGAKSCGIGVSTKMFGDPCRGITKSLAVEAACS; translated from the exons ATGGGAAGGGCAGCAGCTTGGCGGAGGCCTTTCATTTTCCTTGTTCTTCTCCTTCCATTGTGCTCGGCGGTTGATGTGACGTACGACCACCGGGCGCTGGTGATCGATGGGGCTCGCCGGGTGCTCATCTCCGGCTCCATCCATTACCCCCGCAGCACCCCGGAG ATGTGGGCGGGTCTGATCGACAATGCCAAGAACGGCGGGCTGGACGTCGTCGAGACCTATATCTTCTGGAACCTCCACGAACCCGTCCGGAACCAG TACGACTTCGAAGGGAGGAAGGACGTGGTGACGTTCGTGAAGACAGTCGCGGAGGCCGGGCTTTACGTTCATCTCCGGATTGGCCCTTACGTCTGCGCCGAGTGGAATTACGG GGGATTCCCGCTCTGGTTGCATTTCATCCCCGGGATCAAATTCAGGACCGACAACGAGCCTTTCAAG AGGGAGATGCAGCGCTTCACGGCGAAGATCGTCGATTTGATGCAGCAGGAGAAGCTGTATGCATCCCAAGGTGGACCCATCATCTTATCTCAG ATCGAGAACGAGTATGGGAACATCGATGCAGCGTATGGTTCGGCCGCCAAGCCTTACATCAATTGGGCCGCATCCATGGCGACCTCTCTAGACACGGGCGTGCCCTGGGTGATGTGCCAGCAATCCGATGCCCCTGACCCCATA ATCAACACTTGCAATGGGTTTTACTGTGATTCATTCACTCCGAACTCCGACAAGAAGCCCAAGATGTGGACGGAGAACTGGAGCGGATG GTTCCTGTCTTTTGGTGGTAGAGCGCCATATCGACCGGTTGAGGACCTTGCATTTGCTGTCGCCCGTTTTTTCCAACGTGGTGGTACCTTCCAAAACTACTACATG TATCATGGTGGAACCAACTTTGGACGCACATCTGGGGGGCCATTTATTGCCACGAGCTATGACTATGATGCTCCAATTGATGAGTACG GAATTATTAGGCAACCTAAGTGGGGTCACCTAAGAGATCTACACAAAGCAATAAAGCTTTGCGAAGCAGCATTGGTAGCAACAGATCCAACAAACACTTCTCTTGGTCCAAATTTGGAG GCACACGTGTACAGGGCAGGGTCAGGGGTCTGTGCAGCATTTCTTGCCAATATTGGCACCCAGTCTGATGCAACTGTTACTTTTAATGGCAAATCATATCATTTACCTGCATGGTCTGTGAGCATCCTGCCTGATTGCCGGAACGTTGTCTTCAATACTGCTCAG ATTAACTCTCAAGCTACTCATTTGGAGATGAGATATCTAACATCCAATAGTCAAGATTCAGATCAACCCATTGATTCCTCTAAAGCATCTCAATCAGACTGGAGTTTTGCCGTTGAACCTGTTGGTATCTCAAAGAGCAACGCCTTCACAAGAAGCGGATTACTGGAGCAGATAAATACTACTGCTGATGTTAGTGATTATCTATGGTATTCAATAAG AATTGATATCAAAGGTGATGAACAGTTCCTTTCGAATGGTACTCAATCTAATCTTCATGTGGAATCACTTGGCCATGTTGTTCATGCATTTGTGAATGGGAAACTATCAG GCAGTGGGATGGGCAATAGTGGTAATGCAAAGGTCACATTGGAGAAGCCTATCACACTTGTACAAGGAAAGAACAAGATCGATCTTTTGAGTGCAACTGTTGGCCTACAG AACTATGGTGCATTTTTTGATTTATGGGGTGCTGGAATTACTGGTCCTGTGAAGCTGAAGGGCCAAGATGGCACAAAAGATCTATCTTCAGATGAATGGACATATCAG ATTGGACTTAAAGGGGAAGAGTTGGCTTTGTATGATGGCTCTAAGGATTCATCACAATGGGTCTCACAGCCTACCTTGCCGAAGGGTCAACCATTAATATGGTACAAG ACAAACTTTGATGCTCCTGAGGGCAATGATCCGATCGCAATAGACTTCACTGGAATGGGGAAGGGTGAGGCATGGGTGAATGGGCAGAGCATTGGGCGCTATTGGCCAACATATATCTCTTCGCAGAATGGATGTGCCACATCATGCAACTATAAAGGGACTTACAATTCTGACAAATGTCTAAAGAATTGTGGAAAGCCATCACAGCTTAT GTATCATGTTCCTCGTTCGTTTATCCAACCAGGCAGTAATACACTGGTTCTTTTTGAGGAGATGGGTGGAGATCCAACCAAAATATCATTTGCTACAAGGCAGACTGGAAGCTTATGTGCGCATGTATCAGAATCACATCCATCACCCATAGATGCCTGGATCTCTTCACAACAGAAGGTAGAGAGATTGGGGCCAGTACTCCACTTGGAATGCCCATATCCCAATCAGGTCATATCTTCGATCAAGTTTGCAAGTTTTGGGACTCCACATGGCTCATGTGGAAGGTACAACCATGGCAATTGCAGAAGTGATAGCGCCCTTGCTGTTGTGCAGCAG GCTTGCATCGGGGCCAAGAGTTGCGGCATCGGAGTCTCGACAAAGA
- the LOC103699795 gene encoding uncharacterized protein LOC103699795 isoform X2, whose translation MMMMMMMERRLAGAAAAKDNDKNAPILLSSSSSSEDEGGEGRVIQRRGEKEAAAPSPPMPTKKRNSKAGVEEEKKKKKKDRRSAEGDEEEAPKKKKRKKKNKNKEDGKHKKIDASCSFPMSRVWRLVRSEGAAATNTRTTPDAVFLINKASEMFLGKFAEDAYATAVQERKKSIAYKHLWAY comes from the exons atgatgatgatgatgatgatggagcgGCGGCTGGCGGGAGCGGCGGCGGCCAAGGACAACGACAAGAATGCCCCTATTCtcctttcctcctcttcttcgtccgaggacgaaggaggagaaggaagagtgatacagaggagaggagagaaagaggcggctgctccctctcctcctaTGCCTACCAAGAAAAGGAACAGCAAGGCCGGggtagaggaggagaagaagaagaagaagaaggataggAGGAGTGCAGAAGGGGATGAGGAGGAGGCgcccaagaagaagaaaaggaagaagaagaacaagaacaagGAGGACGGCAAGCACAAGAAGATAGACGCCTCGTGCAGCTTCCCGATGAGCCGAGTCTGGCGCCTCGTCCGGAGCGAGGGCGCCGCCGCCACGAATACCCGCACCACCCCTGATGCCGTCTTCCTCATCAACAAGGCCTCc GAGATGTTTCTAGGAAAATTTGCTGAGGATGCTTATGCCACTGCCGTGCAGGAACGTAAAAAGTCCATTGCCTACAAGCACCTCT GGGCATATTGA